The Xiphophorus couchianus chromosome 6, X_couchianus-1.0, whole genome shotgun sequence genomic interval agtctaaattttgagtttcatgagttttgaatgttagagaccaaaaacgcgttttctcggcgagagacataaaaaagtgacaatatgtgaattttcagcactgcgttcacttttcagccttataagctttggaacagcatagaaatgctgagatgcagtagttctggtggtttgaagctagaacaaagtctaaattttgagtttcatgagttttgaatgttagataCCAAAAAAGCGttatctcagcgagagaagtgaaaaagtgacaatatgtgaattttcagcactgcgttcacttttcagccttataagctttggaacagcatagaaatgctgagatgcagtagttctggtggtttgaagctggaaccaagtccaaattttgagtttcatgagttttgaatgttagagaccaaaaaagcgttatCTCAgcaagagaagtgaaaaagtgacaatatgtgaattttcagcgcTGCGATCAATTTTCAACCTTATAaactttggaacagcatagaaattctgagatgcagtagttctggtggtttgaagctggaacaaagtctaaattttgagtttcatgagttttgaatgttagagaccaaaaaagcattttctcggcgagagacataaaaaagtgacaatatgtgaattttcagcactgcgttcaattttgagtcttataagctttggaacagcatagaaatgctgagatgcagtagttctggtggtttgaagctggaacaaagtctaaatattgagtttcatgagttttgaatgttagagaccataAAAGCGttatctcagcgagagaagtgaaaaagtgacactatgtgaattttcagcactgcgttcaattttcagccttataagctttggaacagcatagaaatgctgagatgcagtagttctggtggtttgaagctggaaccaagtccaaattttgagtttcatgagttttgaatgttagagaccaaaaaaccGTTATCTCAgcaagagaagtgaaaaagtgacaatatgtgaaatttCAGCACTGCGATCAATTTTCAACCTTATAAACTTtagaacagcatagaaatgctaagatgcagtagttctggtggtttgaaggtGGAACAatgtctaaattttgagtttcatgagttttgaatgtcagataCCAAAAAAGCAttatctcagcgagagaagtgaaaaagtgaccatatgtgaattttcagcactgcgttcaattttcagtcTTATAAACTTTGGaaaagcatagaaatgctgagatgcagtagttctgatggtttgaagctggaacaaagtctaaattttgagtttcatgagttttgaatgttagagaccaaaaaagcgttttctcggcgtgcgacataaaaaagtgacaatatgtgaattttcagcactgcgttcaattttcagccttataaactttggaacagcatagaaatgctgagatgcagtagttctggtggtttgaagctggaaccaagtccaAATtgtgagtttcatgagttttcaatgttagagaccaaaaaagcgttttctcagcgagagaagtgaaaaagtgacaatatatgaattttcagcactgcgttcaattttcagcctcattaggtttggaacagcatagacgTGCTGAgttgcagtagttctggtggtttgaagctggaaccaagtctaaagcctatgaaactcaaaatttagacttggttccagcttcaaaccaccagaactactgcatttcagcatttctatgctgttcgaaagctaataaggctgaaaattgaacgcattgctgaaaattcacatattatCACTTTTTCACTCTCGCTGAgataaagcttttttggtctgcCTCAATCCTTCCACCCTTTTACATCTAGCTCTTTTGCATCACTAAATCTGTcactgtttccatggaaactaaTGATGCCCTCTCTACTCCATTCTGCCGATGTAGACATTCTGCTGACCTCCTCACCTTGTACGGGTGGAATAATACTAATAATCTCCTGCAGTTTCCACCAGAAATGTGATTTAAACAGAGTTCTTACACATTCTCCTGGcctttattgcattttaaaatcacatcaaGTCTATCTGAGGTAAAGTTCAAAGCATGAAATGCTCCTTCATGTTATTATGCAGGAGTAGCAAATTTAAACTAGGCCACAAGAAGTGCTGTAGTATTTTCTGAACAGAGAGTAGAGCAGATCAGTGAGCTGAAAGAAGGCTCCTACACATTGCTCATATTTAAGAAAGATTCAGCTGTTTGCTCATTTTCCCGGCAAACAGTCCTGTGGAACTTACAGGAGTACCACGCATCAAACAAAGTAAATTTAgcagttgtttgttttagctttgTGCTCAATGCAAACGTGATGGCCCAATAATGCCACTGCAAAAATTATAATAGTGTGCttgtcttattattattattattataaaatttatTGATGGTTGACAGTTCACTGGTTCCACATATCCTTGACTTATTATTTGCAATCTGGCTTGGGTAAAGTGACcgttgagagagagagagaaagacaagagtgtcaatttataacccagtttttctccaagagaggtgAGTAGACTATGAAATTATCAACCATTTACATATTTAGCTTAGCTAAAAACTACTGTTTGCCTCCGTTTTACTAGCATTTAAGGAAAGAATTTAACattatattcatatatttaatatGTTCCTGTACCTCTTACCACACTTAACAACAGAcaagtcagtcagcagcagctctaactcCGATACCAGCATAATCCCTCCCCCCTGTCCCAGTGAAAAAGGTGAGCAACTCTATGTTTCAGTGACAATCTAGTTAGTATCATACCAGGGATTTTTCCCGTCTCTCCACTCTCtttacaattacacaacaaaacatatgtatttattactcacagaaattcaaacaatcttCATAAAATCTTCCATTAGCCCCTCTAGAAGTaagtgaatgaggttgattgacagcgctaacactgttctcctggttctgattggttgtttttggtcagaatgttgcatttctttagacagcagtagcagctcagggaggagttGGAGGAGATTTTTAGAAGTGTGGATTGCttcatatatattttgcaaGTTGCCTGTGACTGTTGAtggtggggagagacatttcaataagctaacactaataataaaaaaataataataagcaaCCTGATTGCTGTATTTTATGTGGTctgtttcatgtaaaattcactaGCAGTGAATATTGCGCTAGTATCAGAATTGAAcgaaagaaagcaaggcagttgcaagcccAAGAGTTCTGGCAGCTCACGTGGTCCTTCCTACCAAGCCATATGTGTTCATATTGTCCTCATTTTTTAAGAATCCTTCTCATTGTAGAACCAGATTATTTGAAACTTACAGTGTGAGGGACCAGACTCAAACGAGGacaaaaaaagtgttcaaaGTAGAAAAGGTTTACATTTAATTCTTCCAAAAATAGTTAGCaaagcataaatatttaatgcaagAATAAGTCAAAGGATAAGTAAGAAATTTGGACCCAAATTAACTGAGGtcaactgaacacaaacaaaactgacctgcaaacagaacaaaagactGCTTAAATAGGGGTGGAGCAACCTAAATCTACCACATGAGGGAGGCACAACATAACAAAAGaacatacaaatacaaaattaactaaagcaTCCTATGAAACAAAGCACAATTAACTTTAACTTAATTGTTAAACAATAATAAGTGAATATTTAACtgacaaaattaactaattaaaatcAACTTGAAACAACAAAGTCTCCCTCCCTtcagtcttttaaaaaacacatggTATGCTCCAGGTGGTCTGTAGTTGCAGCACctcaaacaaaagaacaagtGTAAGTAAACCATTCACAGACATTAACTAAAGTGTGCACCCATTAGAAAATATAtgtctaaatgaaaaatttaactTGAGCATCCTATAAGCTGTAactaatataaagaaaaaataaatgctaacaCGATGTGGTGGTGGTAGGAACATCCACCACAGACAGCATTTAGTTCTCAGTAAACACTGCTGATGCTTACCTTACTGGTAACTGTGGAacagttgattttcttttgccaATATTTACCCACttaatcacttttattgttttttttctgtgtgacatatgaatgtttttaagttGAATAGTTAAAACcgttttgtttcctttatgaAGCTACAGACATTTATAAATTGCAAAACAATTGTGAAACACATTACCCTGCAGACTGAAATCACAGGGTGTTTGTGGCTCATGGCAGTGCAGTCGCCTTTCCATTGACTGCTTTCCTCATCTCGCAGTCAAAGTTTCCTTCCCCTTTTAGCTTCATACCCACTTGAAGTTTTAGAACCACCTTCATTTTGATCTCTCTTTGGACTAATTTGTATGAATGTTGAATGTGAGTACTTGGTGTTTCCAGAGGAAGCAAAAGGTGAGAAGGTTCTATATGCGGTCTGGCACATTAAGTCCTGCTTTTTTAGtaaaagacaacagaaacaGATGTCCATTTTGTtcctattctattctattctattctactgtGTTAAGTTGAGTTAAAGGAACACTGGAGCCTGCTCTCTTTGCTATGCCTCTTACACCTTCCCCGCCCAGTTCTCCTCTGGCCAACCTgcgtttttttttatgatatgaCATCAAACCACAATGCATTGCACTGTTTGTAGTTTACCCAAGGTCTCCATGGCGATAAAAACCGGTTCGGCCCCCTTATTCAAATTGAACCGGAAACCAAGATCATTTTGGGCCAATCTCTGCGCTCTGGAGTGACATAATGGAATTTTTGGGGGTAGAACGCAAGCAAGGTCTGGCGCTGCGCATAGCAGACGTGCCATCGGGAAAAGACAATGTCATAGGCGCGCAGAGGAGACACATCAGGAGGCGCACCACCTGAAGTTCTGGGCTGACATAGAGACTGCGCACACAGAGGACACGGAGAAAGTGTCCCGAtcgacttttttcccccttctgtCTGTATTGAAACGACTCGTACCTCATGTGAGGGTGTAGAATGGAAACAACTCTCTACCCGGTCTCCGTGGTGAACAGCATCTAgagcacgatgatgaagaaggagATCAGCCTGAACCAGGAGGATCAGAACTCAGAACTGAAACCGAACCCGCTCCGGGACACGGGTGGAATTATAAACTCGCAGGATTTGGGACTCCTAAAACTAGCCTCTCCGGACCTGGAGCGTCTTATTATCCAGTCTCACCCGAACACTCAGTTCATGTTTCCGAAGTCGGCCAGTGAGGAGCAGGAATTCGCGGAAGGCTTTGTCAAGGCGCTTGAGGACCTTCACAAGCAGAACCAGCTGAGCGACGCAGGGTGTGTGTCCGTGGACCGGCTGGAGCTCCTCGGATCCCCCAGCACCGCCGGATCCACGGGGCTCCAGCCGTCGGACCTCCCCGTCTACACCACCCTGAACGGCTACGCCGCTGCTCCGCTGGGCGCCGCCGCCATTAACTACTCCACGGACACCATCTCCTTCCCGCCACCGCCTACCCACGCGGCCAGCGCGCAGCAGCAGGCGGCCGCTGCGGCGGCGCTGTCACGGCTCCAGCAGTCCGTCAGCGCGATGAAGGACGAGCCGCAGACGGTCCCGGACATGCAGAGCTGCGGGGACAGCCCTCCACTGTCTCCCATCGACATGGACAACCAGGAGCGCATCAAGGCGGAGCGGAAAAAGCTGCGGAACCGGATAGCCGCCTCGAAGTGTCgcaagaggaagctggagagGATCTCCCGGCTGGAGGAGAAGGTCAAAACCCTGAAGACGCAGAACACCGAGCTGGCCTCCACTGCCAGTGTGCTGAGGGAGCAAGTGGCCCAGCTGAAGCAGAAGGTGATGAGCCATGTCAGCAGCGGATGCCAGCTTTTACCAAACCAGGTGCAGGCATACTGACGCTTTCCTACGGGGAACTGGATGCTCTCCTATAATAATCAACATTAAATTCCTGTAACTACGGATCTTACCACAGACTTAAGGTGAGGCCGTTATTGCGCATGCCCACAGATCTTGACAAACCAAACTTGCACAGCGACCGACATGAACTATCACCTGGAAACGAAGCAGGTGTGGATCCCAGACTGCCTGGATTCAATAGGAACCGACTGTTTACCAAGCCGTGTAGCTGTCCACCTCTGTCCGCTGCACCGGAGCGGAACAAACAGAGCCCAGGGTCTCACCAAGTGCTCTCATCTACAATGTAATAGAATATCTTACCTGTTTACAAgcacttaataataataactatattttatttactgaaacatttagtCTTATTTCCGCCTTCTTTACTTGGTAAAAAGAAGCCCTATCTTGTCTTGTGTCTTGCTGAATATGTTGTCAGTAATCATTGTAGGGTTTGCTGCTCAGCTCTTCAGTCGCCATACTTTTATGAATGTGTATGAACTGAGAACGTCTGTATACATGTGTACTGGAccagtacatttttattaaattcactACATTATTTAACTTCAAGCGTCGTGTGAGTCAGTAAGGGGAGAGTTGTTTACAGTTACGATGGATGActtcttgtttttgctgcatgggccaaaaaataaattaaaaaaaattaaaatcttttttccgTTTATAAACGCAGAACATCTGCGTGAGGTACTGTCTTAATCATATACAGATATACATATGTAAACCACCTAcatgtttacataaggaaatttagCGCGTGCGGACAACGCCAAAATGACAAATCTTTTACATGCcatccatagccgcgctgccgtGGTATaataattccgttaactcaatgaaactAGGAAATTTAGGTgttattaatttcgtgctgtactccacagcaaagggaaaaccCGTTTAAGTgcaactcaaaaccacgtctttctCGCTCTTTTCATTGGCCAGGCTACACACAGActcgtttccatagcaactgacaatcCCCCGCccctaaaaaaaacactgcaatatttcccacacaaagagcaggacATTCAGTTTGTTGCAGTaatatggttttaggcttaatgtttattttgcgattattaataagtgattgctgtacgaggagaaaactataaatatatcgctgcactttactgtatggctagctcgctgttactctgcagttgtggagtcacaatgtctgggatcatgagcgccccctgccatgaggcaagagaactccCTGCCTCACCTctaatctgttctctgccgtttctgatcgctcctcagcacacgaaacacgttacacacacagtttgcgacaaaaaacattgtacattatatacataagctaaattgtGGAAAACAggttcatatattaaatgttttttaaccattttattggcgacgtacagacaggagcaTGCTCCCTTagacaggtgaggctctgcctcactTGCCTCCCCTGATCGCACGTCA includes:
- the LOC114146994 gene encoding transcription factor jun-D-like, which codes for MMKKEISLNQEDQNSELKPNPLRDTGGIINSQDLGLLKLASPDLERLIIQSHPNTQFMFPKSASEEQEFAEGFVKALEDLHKQNQLSDAGCVSVDRLELLGSPSTAGSTGLQPSDLPVYTTLNGYAAAPLGAAAINYSTDTISFPPPPTHAASAQQQAAAAAALSRLQQSVSAMKDEPQTVPDMQSCGDSPPLSPIDMDNQERIKAERKKLRNRIAASKCRKRKLERISRLEEKVKTLKTQNTELASTASVLREQVAQLKQKVMSHVSSGCQLLPNQVQAY